The Tripterygium wilfordii isolate XIE 37 chromosome 1, ASM1340144v1, whole genome shotgun sequence sequence GGCGACAAATGACAGTTCCTTCACTGTCCATGGATTTCGTGTTAGAATTTATGCGGTTTCGATACAGTTAAAGCTGACGTTGTTCTGTTAGCAGGAAGATGGTTATATAGTCGAAGGAATGCGGGGAGAAAGAGGGGGACAACCATTAATCATGCATTCTGTACGTTGCTTACTAGCTATAGTCACAGGTAAGGTTGCCTTGTACATATAAGCAGGATTGCTCACGGTAGTATGGTGTAAGCTAATGACTGGTAATTCTGGTGTTGCAGTTGTTGCAATGCAAGCCATTGGGGCTGCTGCAGTGGTAGTGCCGGGTACCAATTGCTACGCGATTGATAATTCTAGCCGTCTTGTTGATTTTGTATCCTATAATGCTATTGTTCTAATTTTCCTAAGCCTAGGGTACAAAAGTACACATTGACTTCTAGAGGACAGTAAACATTGATTTTATCTCCTATTGGAGAGCTCAAAGCTACATTAATCTAAGTCTTTAGCTGGCTAGAATTTTCCAATGAGATTGGCAATTATGATGGCAAACTGCTTGTAGAAATCTTCCAGAGAATACTATGAATTGAGTCAATAGACATAGCATCTGAACCCACTTTTGAGGTTTTGGAGTTAAATGGATGTTCAACCAACCTCACATGTAGTTCATATGATAATATTTCTTTAAATCTTTCGCTTTTGTAATGGATCAAGATGTTTCTCCTAAGCTGCTAGATAGAGTAGCTGGATTGGACATGCTTTTGAGTATGATGGGAAGGTGATTTCACTACTGTTCTAGTATCCAAATTCCAATTTTACTCTCTGTGATTTTCAAATATGTGCATAGCTTCAGGGCACTATTTAACCAGTTTGTCTTGATGCAGGACTCTGACTTGGTAGTCAGATTTTGCAAAGATGTGGAGAGTAGATCACAACTGGTAGTACATGCCCATACTCTCAATCATCTTCTCATCATGCTTTTTTCTCGCAATACTTTATTTCCCCTTTCTTTCATCAGTAAAATGTCTTCCTCGAGAGATTTTTTCGATTTAGCTATGTAAGAGTTAATTTTTGGTTGAACCATGTCATTTCCTTGTTGATTGTAGCTTCCACTTAATGACCAGGTTGTGGCCCCTCTATTCTTTACAAGTCACAAAGCACGAACACTGCATAGCTTAACTAATATACTTGCTTTGAATAATTGCTCCACTCAAAATAATTAACCAATCTTGCAATTTATCTATTGTCTGATTGGAAAAGGAATTTTATTAAGCACTGTGCATGGGCAGAGCAAACGAGGCTAAAAGTTGACACCTCAGTAAGGTTGTTATTACTCATAAGTTTCTGCGATGTTCATGGTTGTAGCTCTTATAGCCATGCTTAAGATTTTTCATTTCTGTTGTTTGCATAAGAGGGTTCTTAAGCCTGGAAAGGGAGTCAAGTGACTCAAGTCTGTTATATGTTGATTTTGACTGGAGCAAGTTTGCCTCGTGCGTTTGTAGGAAACTGATATTAGTCTGATATTCTGATCAGTAGGATTTCTAGGTGTTTAGTATGGAAGTTAATGCTTGAATAGGCCATAGGGGTGTTTTTTTATGACCTGTACTTTTTTCCCTAAACAGTTGTCCCAGATGCAGAGCAACCTCTATGCTTTATATGCTTCTTTATACTAAAAATTACACGATTAGAGGGTTTACTTAATGTAGTTCCTTTCCTGTAATATACATCTGGTTCACATTGTCATTGTTTGCAGGGCTATGTAGATTTTGGCCGCTTTGATAAATTCAACTACTTTGTTACTGGCGCTAGACCTGTTGATTTTGTTCAGGCAAGTCCATTTTGTTCATTAACAGTTTTTGTGAACAAAGAAATCCTAAGCATTAGCGAACTAGGTAACTTCCTTTACAGTATAGTTTCCTGATAGGTGATTGGAGTACATTCAGGAAATTGCTAATGTCTGATGTTGTTTTTGGAATTAAAGCAATATCCCATGCTCTATGCAGATAATTGCCATATGGCTTTGGAATGGATGTGGACTAAACTGTTTTATAGATGCTTATATATTGGGTCCGTAAATTCAATGTCTTCATGGTATGTTACATTTCTGTTTTCAGGGGTTTTACAATGGTGACCTGATGAATTGTGAGCAGAGTTATGACAAAAGAGGACGTACAGCTCAGGTTAGTTGTAGTGCGATAATACCCTCCATCCctgaaagaaaaatgaaaaataaaaaatttgtttgatatAGCTGTTCTAACAACTTGAATatcttaatcattttttttaaaaaaatttcagttcCTCTGCATTTAAATGTCCATGCTTTGTTTGTATAATtgctataaatatatacacaatttTTGCATAATTTCAGGTAAACATTATATGCGGAAGTTGCATAAGTGGTCAGTGCAAAGGTTTGTCAACTCTTCAGTCCTGACTTTCAGCATATTGATTATTTTGTATGCAACAAAAGGATGTGAAACATTATTTATTCTTAATTCCAGCATATTCTGCATAtcgatttgttttctttttggcgACATTTCTTGTAAAGTTAAGTTAGTTAATCAAAGTTCCTGAAGCCTCATGCCACTCTAAATATCCTCATACTAAACTAAGAGCAATGCTATTGCCTTTGTCTTATTTTTCATAGGTGAACTTGGATGCATATGCAACGTGACTTATGAGTCCACTTGCAGGTAACTTACTTAGTATCTTGATCATATTTTTTGAAAGCGGAAACTTAGTTCAATGAGTTCTATATTTTATCACTCACTGCAGTAGTTTAAACAAATTTCTAATTGATGGATAAGAGGCACACTCAGTAATGTGCAAGCTCGCTTGAATCTATGCTTGTAAAATGATGCTATTGAGGAGTGCCTATCTGCAATTGTTCCCGCTAACTGTGGGGGATACAATCAACTGTTGGACGATTTCTGCTCTATTAGATCTACTTGGGCCAAACAAATATCCTGTGGATGATTGTCTATAGCTTAAATGTACAAACTTCTTCAATTTTGATACATTCATGTAATAGGGGATCAAACTCTCAGAATATTTGCTGTTTGAAACTCTCTTAAATGTTTTGCTTGTTTAATAATAACCATGAGTAAAAGAGTTTTCCTGGTGGAATGCATTTATATACTATTCACTATTGTCGAAGCAACAATtctcatttttatttgtttggtttctATGTTGTCACATTTTGAATCCCGTTCTGTCTAATCTGGGCTGATTAAGTTTTGGCGATTGACTGGATTCCTTGTGTTTAAACCATTTTGTTTTCTCACTTCTGTTTTCTGCTACTTGGTGTAAATGCTTTTGCAAATTATTGTGTGTTTCTATTTCTATCCATCGCAGAGCGTCTGTTGAACTTGCCATCCCATGTGAGAAACCTGGTCCTCGGATATTTGAGGGCTTCACAGTTGGATACCATCCTCGATCATGGGAAATTGTAATAAATCATGTCATCATCTCTCATCTATTTTATTTTGCATGCAGATAAGGaagaattttattgattttttatgaaCTTGTAGGTTTACAATGGCATGACTCAGTTGGGTTATGAGAAGCCTCGCCATCAATACAGGTAAAAGTTTGTATTGAGTTAGTATTCCATTTTCTCTGTGTATTACTCATGCTTTAAGCAGTATTAAATATGTTGTTTTATTTACTATTATTAATTTTCAGTTATACCTCTGATGATCTTGAGAGTTTTCACTATGCAGCTTTATGACGGAACAAACTCATGTTGTGCTTTATATGACTGCAATCACTTCCCTTTCTACTTTAGTACGCAAGCCTACCATTAAGGTACTTTTCTTCATCATATGTTCAGACAGGTGGAATTATGCTATTTGTGAGTAGACCAGTCTTTTATCTgatttatcccaaaaaaaaaaacgaaaaaaaggAAATCACATTCTATCTGATCTCTATTTGATTAAGGGGCTTCCCAGGTTTTTCCAGAAAATGGGCTGGAGGTGAAATTATCAGGCACAGGGGCAACTGGGACTCCTCCAACAACTTTGTCTCCTTCAATGTTGATTGTAGATTGGAGATGTATGGATTTtcatttccatttccatttccatttccatttccatttcgACAGCATTATCATCATGATGAATCATAATCTTACTGAACTTTTGTAAACTTTTCAGGCGACAGAGCCCGTGAGATGCCATATGAACTTAATATCACCATCCCGATTGAGGGTTATGAACCAATACAGTTCATGCTTACAAAATTGTGTGGTGAGTCATATTGCTGAATGCAACTGAActctcttttctctttctctcaatCAGTTTGTAGTTGATAGAACCTCTTTAGACACTGTTTTATCGTAACtttttgcctctttttttttttttttttccccttctgaaATTTGCAGAACACACACAGTCTGAAGAAGAAGACTCCACAAAAGGATGGGCCATATTTGGAGTATCATCTTGCATGTATGGCAGTTCTTTCATCTTATAAGCATGGGGAGCTTGTGTTcaatattcaaatttcaaagtaaAACTGTTAGATTACATGAATAGAAAATCTTCATTAGTTGAAATGCTGTCACATGGATTGGCATTGGTGTTCGTCATATAATGACTAGCCTGATTTTTGGATGTAGCATGAATAGTTACGGCTATGTTTGACCTAGGAATTTCATACAAAGCAATAGTTTCACTATTTTTAATAACTAAAAAAGCAAGTGTTGTGGTCTCTCTCTTGCACGTAAAACAGTATATCTCCTTGCTGTATCATGGGCATTTATTTACTTCTAAATGTTGATTCTTAACCAATGAACTGGAGCAGATTCATTGTCTTATCGACGCTGTTCTGTTGTGGAGGTTTTATCTACAAGACACGTGTGGAACGACTGGTATGCTGTTATCCTTTGCCGAGCTGTGGTGGATACTTAATTGATTTATGATTGTTATTATCATTACTATCGCATAATTCCATatgtatttaaatttaataaccaACTTGCTTCTTGCTTTGGGTGCAGCATGGTATTGATGCATTGCCTGGCATGACAATTCTATCTGCCTGCTTAGAAACCGTAAGTTTCCTGATCTTTCCTAGCTAATGAAGTGGGTTAGTAGGCCAAAGTCAGGCCAACGCTTAATTGTCTGTTGGGCTGGACGGTGTTTGTGGGGGAAAAGTAATAGTAATTATGAGGGAAACTCCATTTAGATCATAATGCTTGCTGTGGGTTTAGCGTTCATGTTGTATAAGGAGCAGTTCTTCAGTAATTTCTAGCTGCTGACGCGGCTATTGAGACAGCTATCTACAATGTATATTTGACAGTCCCCCAGTTAGTAGGAACTATCTACTATCTTGTCTCCCCTGAATGTAAGCGTTTATGTGGCCTTACTGATGGAGGCAACGTCGCTGAATCAGAGTCCATATGGTGGATTTTGATAACTGTATCCTGCCATCATGTGAAAACCTTCTAATGTTCTTGAATTTGGAATATGAATATAGGTGAGTGGAGAAGGGCACAGCTACTCTCGACCAGAAGACCTTAATAGTGCTTTTGCCAGTGAAGCTTCTTGGGAACGCCCTCCGGTTTCAGCTCGAGGAACGTGGAGACCGAGCGAAAGAAAATATGGGTCAGTTTGAATTTTGCATTGTTTGTCATAGACATCCAAGTTCTCACAAATTTTTACTCCCCAGAAACCAAAAACCTTCTGCAACTTTTCTTTGTATCAAATCAAAAAACACGTTAGGAGTTGAAGCCATATATGTTGTAGTCCTttaagaaacaaagaaatatatatttattgattttctaTATAGTGTTTGTCCAATATTACATCCATGCCCATATTCTTCTCCAATATGAGTTTTGCTCGCGTCTCAAATGAATTCAAGGGCTTACTTGAAGAAATCCTGATCGGAATGTTTTGCGGATTCTGGACAGCTATAATGGCCGAACCTACTAAGATAGCAATTACAAACCCAATAATTTCTCAACTGAACTTTTTCATTGGAAGCATATCATAAATTGGTTTCAAAGGCTATTTTTTGATGGAATGTCAATGTAAATGTCTGGGTTTAGGGCCTCATTGGATTTGCCTTCTAGTAGGGGTAATGGAATGGCAATTTCATCTGTAATAATACTCCTTAATTAGTCTCATTTTGGTTTATGATACCAGCTTTAAACACTTCACAAGAGAGACAAGaatggaaaactttagtcacaccccaccttttactaaagacaccccaatttgagttgaccatcccttgtaaaactcagttgacgggAGGTGTCATTGGCACCTCAGCCCAGCCCATTGTAAACAAGTCAAGCCCGGTTCATACTGATAGAGTATCTCAATTAGTCAATCAACGTTCAGCCAGGCTCGGCCCATTAACCAGTCGAATCGAACGAAAGGGGCATCAGAGGGATTATAGAATAACCAAAGCCGTCTTCGTCTTTAGCTTTAGGGTTTATCTCTGTATCTGTCTTCTGTTGAAGCTCCGTATCAATGGATTCACCGAATTCAATCAGCTCTCAATAAATGCTATTATATCTTCAGTTCCTTCCATTGTACGGAAATTAGTATACAGAAGAAAGTATAGGAAATGAGGTATTTTCGTCTCATTTCTCCACAGTTATCACGGATCCAAAAAACCCTATCTCAAAAGCCTTACCTCAGTCTTCCACTCTCAATTCAATCGAAGCTTGAATCTCCGGTAGTCACGCGTGGCTTCACATCTTCAGCACAGGAACAAAGACCTGAACCATCCAAGAGTGTAGCCGCGATAGTGGACGAACTTTCTGGTCTCACACTGCTCGAGGTCGCTGACCTCACGGAGGTCCTTCGAGAAAAGTTGGACATCAAGGAGATGCCGACTATGGCGGTCATGATGCCGGGGATGTCTTTTGCTCCTGGAGCAGCTGGAGCAAAGAGCGCTGCTAAGCCCGGTGGCGCGGAGGTAGCTGCAGAGAAGACGGCGTTTGATGTGAAGCTTGAAGCGTTCGATGCTGCAGCTAAGATCAAGGTGATTAAGGAGGTGAGAACGTTCACGGATTTGGGATTAAAGGAGGCCAAGGATTTGGTGGAGAAGGTGCCCACTCTTTTGAAGAAGGGCGTTCCGAAAGAGGAGGCTGAAAAGATTATTGCGAAGATGAAGGAGGTTGGCGCCAAGGTTTCTATGGAGTGAGGTACTGACTACTGACACAATTCCTTCTCATTTGtgcttattcttttttttcttgttgttgGTAATGATGAAATCTGTGGTGTTTGATACTGCACTCCCATTTTATACTTACCGTTTAAGTTTACTTTGAGTACTTTGAGGCACTGCTTGTAATGCTTACTTGAGTTTATGAATACTTCACCTCCTGAAGCTTAGAAGAATTAGAAACAGAGAAGGGGTGTTGTAATATGTAATATGGGTAAATTCTGCTTCTGCCAACCATGCAAGAGAGATCATTCATGGTGGATGGTAAAATTAGGAAGAGCAAACAGATAATCTGCAGTAGTCTTTTTTCTCTTCTGCAGGGTCTAAGCTATCTTTAAATCAGTAGCCATGGGAAACGATTTGCATTTGTTTTTGGTATTTGAGCTAATATAAAAATGactgatgaatttgatttagaAGTTTAATTGAATTTACTTTTGTGCACATACATGCTAGAAAGTCTGGTGAGTGGTGGCTGGTTATTGATTCGAAGAGGGAAAGCAGTGAGCCGGTAAAGGTAGTGGCTGAGGGTGGGAGGCTCGCAGTGTGATTGTAAGTGGTTAGTCTAGTAGCAATGATGTTAAAGATTCATTTGGTTTTGAATACAAGCTGATAATTGTCGTGAAAGACATGAACCCAAGCATGTGGCTTTTAGTGGCTCACACTGGCTGCAGGGCTTCAGTGATAGAATGGTTAGTTAGAGGGTGATGGAGACTGATGTATGTGGAACTGTTTACAACAATGAATGCAGCAGCTGGATAAGTAACTCTAGAAATTGTACCTTGCAGTTTTCCAATGTTTGATTCAACTAATAGGTTGGACATTCTCTCTTTTCATTTAACCCCTAATTAGACGGCTTTGCCGCCGAATCCCAAGTTTTCGTTCCTCACTTGGCATAATTTTGAGATTTTGGCTCAATTTTAAAATGTAAGCTTGAGTACTGAAGTTTGTTTTTGCTCTTTATATTTGGGAATGGCTCTGGGATGGAGACTGGTCTCAGGTAATCAGAGTACGGGGTTAGAGAGGGCAAATAAGCCGAAGCAGTAAACAGTTAAAAATCCGTCTATCTTGGGCCTTCGATGGATCTTGTGGGCCGTGCCAATTAGTAACTGGGCTGTGTTCCAGCCCAACAAGGACAAAAAACAGTAGTTTCATTTGGAGTGGCCAGGCCCGCACCTTTGATTCCGTCTCAAGCCCTCAGATGTCTGGATCTTGTGGGCCGTATCAATTAGTAACTGGGGTGTGTTCCAGCCGGTCAAGGCCCCCACCTTCGATTCCGCTCAAGCCCTGGAAACCCCCTGGTGATGGCTCTGAAAAATACTGCAGCTCTCGCCCACGCGAGTTCATGGTCATCATCTGCCTATTCTATGCTCTTGAATTCAGCTCAAGTCTgccaaaaacattaaatgaaACAGCCTCTGTTACAACAGGGGAA is a genomic window containing:
- the LOC119997461 gene encoding uncharacterized protein LOC119997461 isoform X1; its protein translation is MRFQQEDGYIVEGMRGERGGQPLIMHSVRCLLAIVTVVAMQAIGAAAVVVPGTNCYAIDNSSRLVDFSSWIGHAFEYDGKDSDLVVRFCKDVESRSQLGYVDFGRFDKFNYFVTGARPVDFVQGFYNGDLMNCEQSYDKRGRTAQVNIICGSCISGQCKGELGCICNVTYESTCRASVELAIPCEKPGPRIFEGFTVGYHPRSWEIVYNGMTQLGYEKPRHQYSFMTEQTHVVLYMTAITSLSTLVRKPTIKVFPENGLEVKLSGTGATGTPPTTLSPSMLIVDWRCDRAREMPYELNITIPIEGYEPIQFMLTKLCEHTQSEEEDSTKGWAIFGVSSCIFIVLSTLFCCGGFIYKTRVERLHGIDALPGMTILSACLETVSGEGHSYSRPEDLNSAFASEASWERPPVSARGTWRPSERKYGSV
- the LOC119997461 gene encoding uncharacterized protein LOC119997461 isoform X2, which gives rise to MRFQEDGYIVEGMRGERGGQPLIMHSVRCLLAIVTVVAMQAIGAAAVVVPGTNCYAIDNSSRLVDFSSWIGHAFEYDGKDSDLVVRFCKDVESRSQLGYVDFGRFDKFNYFVTGARPVDFVQGFYNGDLMNCEQSYDKRGRTAQVNIICGSCISGQCKGELGCICNVTYESTCRASVELAIPCEKPGPRIFEGFTVGYHPRSWEIVYNGMTQLGYEKPRHQYSFMTEQTHVVLYMTAITSLSTLVRKPTIKVFPENGLEVKLSGTGATGTPPTTLSPSMLIVDWRCDRAREMPYELNITIPIEGYEPIQFMLTKLCEHTQSEEEDSTKGWAIFGVSSCIFIVLSTLFCCGGFIYKTRVERLHGIDALPGMTILSACLETVSGEGHSYSRPEDLNSAFASEASWERPPVSARGTWRPSERKYGSV
- the LOC119997043 gene encoding 50S ribosomal protein L7/L12, which codes for MRYFRLISPQLSRIQKTLSQKPYLSLPLSIQSKLESPVVTRGFTSSAQEQRPEPSKSVAAIVDELSGLTLLEVADLTEVLREKLDIKEMPTMAVMMPGMSFAPGAAGAKSAAKPGGAEVAAEKTAFDVKLEAFDAAAKIKVIKEVRTFTDLGLKEAKDLVEKVPTLLKKGVPKEEAEKIIAKMKEVGAKVSME